A genomic window from Streptomyces mirabilis includes:
- a CDS encoding PP2C family protein-serine/threonine phosphatase: MVMGPDLVLADVNEAACRVTGRTREDLLGRYLFDAFPDNPADPDADGLRNLHASLHRVLRSKEPDTMAPMKYDIPVDDRPGVFEERWWSAINTPVLGPDGQVEWIIHRGEDVTSFILSHARPREDGALSDAVAMEVELYARARELKQLSEELRQAHARERQVALTLQEAMLHSPHLARHRDTAVRYLPAVGTLNVCGDWYEVVDLPENRLAVAVGDVVGHGLEAAAVMGMLRSALSASLRAVEGPARALDVLGLYARYVEGALATTVVQAVVDTHARRIMYSSAGHPPPILVHQDGACDLLDQATDPPLGARPKHVPRPQADLPYTPGDTLVLYTDGLIERRGEDIDAGLQRLTDALARHARRTPERLADALLAHLGVSSGARDDIALVVIRL; the protein is encoded by the coding sequence CTCGGGCGGTACCTCTTCGATGCCTTCCCTGACAATCCGGCGGACCCGGATGCTGACGGGTTGCGGAATCTGCACGCCTCCCTGCACCGGGTCCTGCGCTCGAAGGAGCCGGACACCATGGCGCCGATGAAGTACGACATTCCCGTGGACGACCGGCCCGGCGTGTTCGAGGAGCGGTGGTGGTCCGCGATCAACACCCCGGTGCTCGGGCCGGATGGGCAGGTGGAATGGATCATCCACCGGGGGGAGGACGTGACCTCGTTCATCCTCTCCCACGCTCGCCCGCGAGAAGACGGGGCGCTCAGCGACGCGGTGGCCATGGAGGTCGAACTGTACGCGCGGGCGCGCGAGCTCAAGCAACTGAGCGAAGAACTACGCCAAGCCCACGCCCGGGAACGCCAGGTCGCCCTCACCTTGCAGGAGGCCATGCTCCACTCGCCCCACCTGGCCCGGCACCGGGACACCGCAGTGCGCTACTTGCCCGCCGTCGGGACACTGAACGTGTGCGGCGACTGGTACGAGGTAGTCGACCTGCCCGAGAACAGACTCGCCGTCGCGGTCGGCGACGTCGTCGGCCACGGCCTGGAGGCAGCCGCCGTCATGGGCATGCTCCGCAGCGCACTGTCCGCCTCACTCCGGGCCGTCGAAGGGCCCGCGAGGGCCCTGGATGTCCTGGGCCTGTATGCACGCTACGTGGAGGGTGCACTGGCCACCACCGTCGTCCAAGCCGTCGTCGACACCCACGCTCGCCGCATCATGTACAGCAGCGCCGGCCACCCGCCCCCCATCCTGGTCCACCAAGACGGCGCCTGCGACCTTCTCGACCAGGCCACCGACCCTCCGCTGGGAGCCCGCCCCAAACACGTCCCCCGCCCCCAGGCCGACCTTCCCTACACCCCCGGCGACACCCTCGTGCTCTACACCGACGGCCTCATCGAACGCCGCGGCGAGGACATCGACGCAGGCCTGCAACGCCTCACCGACGCGCTCGCCCGCCATGCCCGCCGCACACCCGAACGCCTCGCCGACGCCCTGCTCGCGCACCTCGGCGTCAGCAGCGGCGCCCGCGACGACATCGCCCTGGTCGTCATCCGCCTATGA
- a CDS encoding MazG nucleotide pyrophosphohydrolase domain-containing protein produces the protein MSLEDLLQQATRIHDLYDELNLQERGRVWTQEEFMLGFVGDVGDLAKLVMAEAGAREMPGGRTALEHELADCLWSVLILAHRYGIDLEAAFRRTMAELDTAISARLPKDDKPL, from the coding sequence ATGAGCCTCGAAGACCTGCTGCAGCAGGCGACGCGCATACATGATCTGTACGACGAGCTGAATTTGCAGGAGCGGGGCCGGGTGTGGACACAGGAGGAGTTCATGCTCGGCTTCGTGGGAGATGTCGGAGATCTGGCCAAGCTGGTGATGGCCGAAGCGGGCGCCCGGGAGATGCCAGGCGGCCGGACGGCGCTGGAGCACGAACTCGCGGACTGCCTCTGGTCGGTGCTCATCCTGGCCCACCGCTACGGCATCGATCTGGAAGCGGCGTTCCGCCGCACCATGGCAGAACTCGACACAGCGATCAGTGCCAGGCTCCCGAAGGACGACAAGCCGTTGTGA